In Alteromonas sp. V450, the following proteins share a genomic window:
- a CDS encoding response regulator transcription factor, with product MKILIADDEAPLLRFLSRGLSAEGFECIEESALHNLVTRIRHEGPAIIVLDRMFGDEDSVELLPAIKSLPHAPMVLLLTAVDEVRERVNGLKQGADDYLCKPFDFDELLARITALSRRVTSTPVTQLGLTIGPLNIDDESRIATLSGEEISLTKLEYDMLYYFAENAEKVLSRERILSRVWRSHSDPLTNVVDVYISRLRQKLHSSDAIFIETLRGNGYRLTTRK from the coding sequence ATGAAAATTCTTATTGCTGATGACGAAGCTCCCTTACTACGGTTTTTGTCACGAGGCTTAAGCGCTGAAGGTTTCGAATGTATCGAAGAGTCGGCATTACACAACTTAGTCACGCGCATTCGCCACGAAGGACCTGCTATTATTGTGCTAGATCGCATGTTTGGTGATGAAGATAGCGTAGAGCTGCTGCCCGCAATCAAATCGCTTCCCCATGCCCCTATGGTTTTGTTGCTAACCGCGGTGGACGAAGTACGCGAACGTGTGAATGGTTTAAAACAAGGCGCGGATGACTATTTGTGCAAGCCATTTGACTTTGACGAACTGCTTGCACGCATAACGGCCTTAAGCCGAAGAGTAACAAGCACACCGGTTACCCAATTAGGCCTCACTATCGGACCACTTAACATCGATGATGAGTCACGTATTGCAACATTGTCTGGGGAAGAGATTTCGCTCACCAAACTAGAATACGACATGCTCTATTATTTTGCCGAAAATGCTGAAAAAGTGCTGTCTCGGGAACGGATTTTAAGTCGAGTATGGCGCAGCCATAGCGACCCGCTAACGAATGTTGTTGATGTATATATCAGTAGGCTGCGACAAAAGCTTCACAGCAGTGATGCCATATTTATTGAAACCCTGCGAGGTAACGGCTATCGGTTGACCACCAGAAAATAG
- a CDS encoding HAMP domain-containing sensor histidine kinase — MYKRKLYLFGFLSTFILLIALASAAVSAHLTRTNLAQAQLAQSLLSEHQQLSSISYRLFKQLTDELIFGKNANQAKVRNKQQQIENSLNRIKSLELDQREALGLEATLGSVEDTDELEALIQSIVKEFRAIALSNDRTPLNQQQRLQTLLEVTIDNQFREAINSAVNRQSGVVSRINASIETLNTSIVWFTISLGLITCPFILLGCYWLFNALYQPLTVIRTGTDAIASGNYHYRLPETLDSEFTDLVKALNSMIARLQEHEDQADAHRKHLEFEVESRTRALKEANNKLTQLDAKRRQFMADVSHELRTPLTIIRGEAQVTLRQAAASNEIYKETLETILEQAVNLSKLVDDLLLLARAEMHEFTVDLVKSDLHSLLTQNMALWQKLTKPRDLDLKWHANNEVQVLIDKDRIAQVLTILIENAHKYSYPDTPIVLRVESEGPNIKVSVIDSGEGISSSDLQHVFERFVRLKRKGNGMGLGLSIAKAIAEAHHGTLSAHSTLGKGSQFTLTLPVLDDQGPR; from the coding sequence ATGTACAAACGTAAACTTTACCTATTTGGGTTTCTGTCCACATTTATCTTGTTAATTGCATTGGCCAGCGCCGCCGTTTCAGCCCACTTAACACGCACAAACTTAGCCCAAGCTCAGCTCGCTCAGTCGCTATTGTCAGAGCACCAACAATTATCAAGCATTTCCTATCGGCTTTTTAAGCAGCTCACTGACGAGCTTATTTTTGGAAAGAATGCGAACCAGGCGAAAGTGCGCAATAAGCAACAACAAATCGAAAATTCGCTGAACCGAATAAAGTCGCTAGAACTTGACCAACGCGAAGCACTAGGGCTTGAGGCAACATTAGGAAGTGTAGAAGATACTGACGAACTAGAGGCGCTTATACAAAGCATTGTGAAAGAGTTTAGAGCAATTGCCCTTAGCAACGACCGTACTCCGCTAAATCAACAGCAGCGCCTTCAAACATTGTTAGAAGTGACTATCGACAATCAGTTCAGGGAAGCCATCAACTCTGCTGTAAACCGCCAGAGCGGCGTTGTGTCGCGCATTAATGCCAGTATCGAAACCCTTAACACCAGTATTGTATGGTTTACTATAAGTTTAGGCCTTATCACCTGTCCTTTCATTCTGCTGGGTTGCTATTGGCTTTTTAATGCATTGTATCAGCCACTTACAGTCATTCGCACAGGTACCGATGCCATAGCATCAGGTAACTATCACTATCGATTGCCTGAAACTTTAGATAGCGAATTCACCGACTTGGTAAAAGCCCTAAACTCGATGATTGCGCGGTTACAGGAACATGAAGATCAGGCTGATGCCCATCGCAAGCACTTAGAGTTTGAAGTAGAAAGCCGAACACGGGCGTTAAAAGAAGCCAACAATAAACTCACTCAGCTAGACGCAAAGCGACGGCAGTTTATGGCAGATGTTAGTCACGAATTGCGCACGCCGTTAACCATTATTCGCGGCGAAGCGCAGGTTACTCTAAGACAAGCTGCAGCTAGCAACGAGATTTATAAAGAAACGCTAGAAACCATACTTGAGCAAGCCGTGAACTTAAGTAAGTTAGTTGATGATTTGCTGCTGCTAGCACGTGCCGAGATGCACGAATTTACTGTAGATTTGGTTAAATCGGACTTACATAGCCTGCTTACGCAAAACATGGCGTTATGGCAAAAGCTCACAAAGCCAAGAGATTTAGACCTTAAATGGCATGCCAATAATGAAGTCCAAGTACTCATTGACAAAGACAGGATCGCACAGGTACTGACTATTCTTATAGAAAACGCGCACAAATATTCTTATCCGGATACGCCCATCGTGCTGCGCGTTGAAAGCGAGGGCCCGAATATCAAAGTATCGGTTATTGATAGCGGTGAAGGCATTTCTTCAAGTGATTTGCAGCACGTTTTTGAACGCTTCGTTAGGTTAAAACGCAAAGGTAATGGAATGGGACTAGGTCTGTCTATTGCTAAAGCGATAGCAGAAGCCCACCACGGCACATTAAGTGCGCATTCCACATTAGGTAAAGGCTCGCAGTTCACGTTGACGCTGCCGGTTTTAGATGACCAAGGGCCCCGTTAA
- a CDS encoding phosphotransferase has translation MSDTVNQQYIDWLSQVCNAQVSDTQLIQPLWSGYGACFRAILNYSNDTFSKGYDRNSPFQRSLHNQAPKKPISVQKGDDKVALKVVVKCATPPSELSHPKGWNGEASHDRKCQSFKVESCFYSNLQKQTDASCRTARYLGHSQQGEASLLVMEDLAHSGYSRTASSLTAAQCKIVLKWLANFHARFLNVRDEFDSRNIQLWSEGTYWHLATRNDEFHAMSDGALKQHAVAIANTLSNAHYHTLVHGDAKVANFCFTDDFSDCAAVDFQYVGYGAGIKDVAYFLGSALSTQTHIKHRDALLNTYFQALEDALHARLSNNDNSAYFKRDDIALIIAEWKYLYPFACADFYRFLAGWSPAHWKIDEELQYQTDIALSVLDARLKRLRVHIDHD, from the coding sequence ATGTCAGACACGGTAAACCAGCAATATATCGATTGGTTAAGCCAAGTGTGTAACGCGCAGGTATCAGATACCCAACTAATCCAGCCTCTTTGGAGTGGCTACGGTGCTTGCTTTCGTGCCATTTTAAACTATTCAAATGATACTTTTTCAAAGGGCTACGACAGAAATAGCCCTTTCCAGAGAAGCCTTCATAACCAAGCTCCAAAAAAACCAATTAGCGTGCAAAAAGGTGACGACAAAGTAGCACTTAAGGTAGTTGTAAAATGTGCTACCCCGCCAAGCGAACTTTCGCACCCTAAAGGTTGGAATGGTGAGGCTAGCCACGACCGCAAGTGTCAATCTTTTAAAGTAGAGAGTTGTTTTTACAGCAACCTCCAAAAGCAAACTGACGCCTCCTGTCGCACAGCGAGATACCTAGGGCATAGTCAACAAGGTGAAGCCTCCCTTCTTGTTATGGAAGACTTAGCGCACAGTGGTTACTCTCGCACCGCATCTTCGCTTACCGCTGCCCAATGCAAAATCGTTCTAAAATGGCTAGCCAACTTTCACGCACGTTTTCTAAATGTAAGAGATGAATTTGATAGCCGAAATATACAGTTATGGTCTGAGGGCACTTATTGGCACTTGGCAACACGTAATGACGAGTTCCACGCCATGTCGGATGGAGCACTAAAACAACATGCTGTCGCTATAGCTAACACGTTAAGCAACGCTCATTATCACACTTTAGTGCACGGCGATGCTAAAGTGGCTAACTTTTGTTTTACCGACGATTTTTCTGACTGTGCAGCCGTCGACTTTCAGTATGTAGGTTATGGCGCAGGCATAAAGGACGTGGCGTATTTTTTGGGCAGCGCCCTTTCAACCCAAACCCACATAAAGCATCGTGATGCTTTGCTTAACACCTACTTTCAAGCCCTCGAAGATGCGCTACACGCTCGACTGTCTAACAATGATAATTCAGCTTATTTCAAGCGTGATGATATTGCGCTAATCATTGCTGAATGGAAGTATTTGTACCCCTTCGCCTGCGCTGACTTTTATCGGTTCTTAGCAGGTTGGAGCCCCGCACACTGGAAAATAGATGAAGAACTTCAGTATCAAACAGATATCGCTTTATCCGTGCTAGACGCACGGCTTAAACGTTTACGTGTTCATATTGATCATGACTAG
- the rne gene encoding ribonuclease E — protein sequence MKRMLINATQQEELRVALVDGQRLYDLDIESPGHEQKKANIYKGKITRVEPSLEAAFVDYGAERHGFLPLKEIARTYFPKGYKFEGRPNIKDVIKEGQEVIVQIDKEERGQKGAALTTFLSLAGSYLVLMPNNPRAGGISRRIEGDERTELKESLSKLDLPDGMGLIVRTAGVGKSYEELEWDLKVLLKHWEAISEVAEEREAPFLIHQESNVIVRAIRDYLRRDIGEILIDKTSIYEQALQHIQLVRPDFANRVKLYRGEVPLFSHYQIESQIESAFQREVRLPSGGSIVIDPTEALTSIDINSARATKGGDIEETALNTNLEAADEIARQLRLRDLGGLVVIDFIDMTPVRHQREVENRMKDAVRSDRARVQLGRISRFGLLEMSRQRLRPSLGESAHHVCPRCSGHGTIRGTESLALSILRILEEESIKENTGQIEAQLPVPVATYLLNEKRKSIQLLEKRHGVDLLLIPNANLDTPHYQVLRRRPDDVVSEASYDVELMPAVEAETEATTSAPVKREEPALKGLVAPTAAPVVAPKEEPAKKADDVPSLFARFGKWISDLFGSESEEETNKDKKPQSGNKNRNNRSRNNDDRRRKPRNKNNRRGNQSQNRDQGKDQNRDGEQNDNRKPRGDQQRDQRQDQDDKRNNKGRKSRKAQQPRDEQQKPKHEKQDGEQQENQAQKKREVAERRKRRDKRRSVRVKKDDNAVNTAEQNEAQAAPVAKETPVQQKAKADTKQKAPKAETPVENTAEPKQDAQKPTVKAEKKSAEKPVEAKPVSDAVKGGDDSSAVTSDAVENTDANTDANSEEQGQKREGRGRSRRSPRHVRAAGQRRKKESQQVDDTETQAKQPGELSPQQAETEVEAAAKIEAPVVEETQAQEPGQLAPADEQPVSKQDKQEKAKLDVEAVQDELQFDAEPSAGKEPSADDKASADDKSSADDKSSAEEATSAESVDSTEKVTSAGDTATTETESAKATETSVQESSAEEKASAAQAEPAVEGKATQADTAQEASAPEAKDEAEISPEQVEINLAVAPVDAEPEAPAQEAEAPVVNEKAAPSTSLAASGKGKRGASHPMALPASVNDVIVDVALTAKADETRPVLAVSGKTAAMSHVTSRASAATTLPQSVDEVVDVAAVAE from the coding sequence ATGAAAAGAATGTTAATTAATGCAACTCAGCAAGAAGAGTTGCGCGTTGCCCTTGTTGATGGGCAACGGTTGTACGATTTAGATATTGAAAGCCCAGGGCACGAACAGAAAAAAGCGAACATCTACAAAGGTAAAATTACCCGCGTTGAACCAAGCTTAGAAGCTGCTTTCGTTGACTACGGCGCAGAGCGTCACGGTTTCCTACCCCTTAAAGAAATTGCCCGCACTTACTTCCCTAAAGGTTACAAATTTGAAGGCCGCCCAAACATCAAAGATGTGATCAAAGAAGGCCAGGAAGTTATTGTTCAAATTGACAAAGAAGAACGTGGCCAAAAAGGCGCTGCGTTAACCACTTTCCTATCGCTTGCGGGTAGCTATCTGGTACTTATGCCAAATAACCCTCGCGCTGGTGGTATCTCTCGCCGTATTGAAGGTGACGAACGTACAGAGCTTAAAGAATCACTAAGCAAGTTAGATCTTCCTGACGGTATGGGCCTTATTGTCCGCACCGCTGGTGTAGGTAAATCTTACGAAGAGTTAGAGTGGGATTTAAAAGTCTTGCTTAAACACTGGGAAGCGATTTCAGAGGTAGCAGAAGAGCGAGAAGCTCCTTTCTTAATTCACCAGGAAAGTAACGTTATCGTTCGCGCTATCCGCGACTACCTACGTCGCGATATTGGTGAGATACTTATCGATAAAACCAGTATCTACGAACAAGCGTTACAGCACATCCAACTGGTGCGCCCTGACTTTGCCAACCGCGTAAAACTTTATCGTGGTGAAGTACCATTATTCAGCCACTACCAAATCGAAAGCCAAATTGAGTCTGCGTTCCAACGCGAAGTGCGTTTACCGTCTGGCGGTTCAATTGTTATCGACCCAACAGAAGCACTAACCTCTATTGATATCAACTCTGCCCGCGCAACTAAGGGTGGTGATATTGAAGAAACAGCGCTTAACACAAACCTAGAAGCGGCAGACGAGATTGCCCGTCAACTGCGTCTTCGCGACCTAGGCGGATTGGTTGTAATCGACTTCATTGATATGACGCCAGTACGTCACCAACGTGAAGTTGAAAACCGCATGAAAGACGCGGTAAGAAGCGACAGAGCACGAGTTCAACTAGGTCGTATTTCTCGCTTTGGTCTTCTTGAAATGTCCCGTCAGCGTTTACGCCCTTCACTGGGTGAATCTGCACACCATGTGTGCCCTCGCTGTTCTGGTCACGGAACTATTCGCGGCACTGAGTCATTGGCGCTGTCTATTCTTCGTATTCTGGAAGAAGAGAGCATTAAAGAGAATACAGGGCAAATTGAGGCCCAATTACCTGTTCCGGTAGCGACGTACTTACTTAACGAGAAGCGTAAGTCTATTCAGCTTCTAGAAAAACGCCACGGCGTTGACTTGTTACTTATTCCTAACGCAAATCTAGATACACCTCATTACCAAGTATTGCGTAGACGCCCAGATGATGTGGTTTCAGAAGCAAGTTACGACGTAGAGTTGATGCCTGCGGTAGAAGCTGAGACGGAGGCGACGACTTCTGCACCGGTTAAACGTGAAGAGCCAGCACTTAAAGGCCTTGTTGCACCAACGGCTGCGCCTGTTGTAGCGCCAAAAGAAGAGCCAGCGAAGAAAGCAGACGATGTACCTTCGCTATTTGCCCGATTTGGTAAGTGGATTAGTGATTTATTTGGTAGCGAAAGCGAAGAAGAAACCAACAAAGACAAAAAGCCACAGTCTGGTAACAAAAATAGAAACAACCGCAGCCGCAATAACGACGATCGTCGCCGCAAGCCGCGCAACAAGAATAATCGTCGTGGCAACCAGTCTCAAAACAGAGACCAAGGTAAAGACCAAAATCGCGATGGTGAGCAGAATGATAATCGCAAACCGCGCGGCGATCAGCAGCGAGATCAGCGTCAAGATCAAGATGATAAGCGCAATAACAAAGGTCGTAAGTCTCGTAAGGCACAGCAACCACGCGATGAGCAACAAAAGCCTAAGCACGAGAAGCAAGATGGCGAGCAGCAAGAAAACCAAGCTCAGAAGAAGCGTGAAGTTGCTGAGCGCAGAAAACGTCGTGACAAGCGCCGCAGCGTTCGTGTGAAGAAAGATGACAACGCGGTAAATACAGCTGAACAAAACGAAGCGCAGGCCGCACCAGTAGCCAAAGAAACGCCAGTGCAGCAGAAAGCTAAGGCTGACACTAAGCAGAAAGCGCCGAAGGCAGAGACTCCGGTTGAAAACACGGCAGAGCCGAAGCAAGATGCGCAAAAACCAACAGTGAAAGCAGAGAAAAAGTCAGCTGAAAAACCTGTTGAAGCGAAGCCAGTATCGGATGCTGTTAAGGGTGGAGATGACTCATCTGCGGTAACTAGTGATGCCGTTGAAAATACTGATGCAAATACCGACGCTAATAGTGAAGAGCAAGGTCAGAAACGTGAAGGTCGTGGCCGTTCACGCCGCTCTCCACGCCATGTTCGCGCAGCAGGTCAACGTCGTAAGAAAGAGTCGCAGCAAGTTGACGATACAGAAACGCAAGCTAAACAACCTGGTGAGCTGTCACCACAGCAGGCGGAAACTGAAGTTGAAGCGGCAGCCAAAATAGAGGCACCGGTTGTTGAAGAAACACAAGCGCAAGAGCCTGGACAACTAGCACCAGCCGACGAGCAACCTGTTTCTAAACAAGATAAGCAAGAAAAAGCTAAGCTTGATGTTGAAGCTGTTCAAGACGAGCTTCAGTTTGATGCAGAGCCTTCAGCTGGCAAAGAGCCTTCAGCGGACGATAAAGCTTCAGCGGACGATAAATCTTCAGCGGACGATAAATCTTCAGCGGAAGAAGCAACTTCAGCAGAATCTGTTGATTCAACTGAAAAGGTAACGTCAGCAGGCGACACTGCGACGACTGAAACCGAATCGGCTAAAGCGACAGAAACTTCTGTGCAAGAAAGCAGCGCCGAAGAAAAGGCATCAGCAGCACAAGCCGAACCTGCAGTTGAAGGCAAAGCAACGCAAGCTGATACTGCGCAAGAAGCCTCGGCACCAGAAGCTAAAGATGAAGCAGAAATATCGCCAGAGCAAGTTGAAATAAACTTGGCGGTTGCACCTGTTGATGCCGAACCTGAAGCACCAGCACAAGAAGCAGAAGCGCCAGTGGTAAACGAAAAAGCAGCGCCTTCTACCAGCCTAGCAGCAAGTGGCAAAGGTAAGCGTGGTGCATCGCATCCTATGGCATTACCAGCATCAGTAAACGACGTAATCGTTGATGTTGCGCTTACCGCTAAAGCCGACGAAACACGACCTGTACTCGCAGTATCGGGTAAAACTGCGGCTATGTCGCACGTTACTTCTCGGGCTTCAGCAGCAACTACGCTTCCTCAATCAGTAGATGAGGTTGTTGACGTGGCAGCCGTGGCTGAATAG
- the rluC gene encoding 23S rRNA pseudouridine(955/2504/2580) synthase RluC, protein MKEEAPKKVRFVTVEADLAGQRIDNFLRTQLKGVPKSMIYRILRKGEVRVNKGRVKPEYKLQADDLIRIPPVRVSEGAPAPSPKLDKIASLESHILFEDDRILVINKPSGMAVHGGSGLSFGLIEGLRALRPEAKFMELVHRLDRDTSGCILIAKKRSALRHMHEQLRTGKMDKRYNALVAGEWPKTRFKVKAPLRKNVLQSGERMVSVSDDGKPSETRYRILEEYAGATLVEASPITGRTHQIRVHCLHAGHPIACDPKYGDADFDVAMRQKGLNRLFLHARSISLLHPATEERVTFTAPLDDTLSNTLKAL, encoded by the coding sequence ATGAAAGAAGAAGCTCCCAAAAAAGTACGATTTGTAACGGTTGAAGCCGACTTGGCTGGTCAACGTATCGATAATTTTTTACGTACACAGTTGAAAGGCGTGCCGAAAAGCATGATTTATCGCATTTTACGCAAAGGTGAAGTGCGAGTGAATAAAGGTCGCGTTAAGCCTGAATACAAGTTACAAGCCGACGATTTAATCAGAATTCCACCGGTTCGCGTGTCGGAAGGCGCGCCTGCGCCATCACCTAAGCTCGATAAAATTGCATCACTAGAGTCGCATATCCTTTTCGAGGACGACCGTATACTTGTTATCAACAAGCCGTCGGGCATGGCCGTTCACGGAGGAAGCGGCTTAAGCTTTGGTTTAATTGAGGGCTTAAGAGCTTTGCGTCCCGAAGCCAAGTTCATGGAGCTGGTTCACCGATTAGATCGTGACACCTCAGGTTGTATTTTAATTGCGAAGAAGCGTTCTGCACTTCGCCATATGCACGAGCAACTTCGCACTGGCAAAATGGACAAGCGATACAATGCGCTGGTTGCAGGTGAATGGCCTAAAACTCGATTTAAAGTTAAAGCCCCGCTTCGTAAAAATGTACTGCAATCGGGTGAGCGCATGGTGAGTGTAAGTGATGATGGTAAACCGTCAGAAACACGCTATCGCATATTAGAAGAATACGCAGGGGCAACCTTGGTTGAAGCGTCGCCTATTACGGGTAGAACGCACCAAATTCGCGTTCACTGCTTGCATGCAGGTCACCCTATTGCTTGTGACCCAAAATATGGCGATGCGGATTTTGACGTGGCAATGCGCCAAAAAGGGCTGAATAGACTGTTCCTTCACGCTCGCAGTATTTCATTGCTGCACCCAGCGACTGAAGAGCGCGTCACATTTACCGCGCCTTTAGACGACACGCTCTCAAATACACTTAAAGCGCTGTAA
- a CDS encoding HAD-IA family hydrolase codes for MHSKNQAVETQPFISLDEKLPKYKLVIFDWDGTLMDSAAKIVSCMQLAARQCDMPVPSYDEVGHIIGISLKPAIKQLFNIEDDELAERLVAAYKEAFVTRDTTPCPLFDGVEQLLSNLKDAGCTLAVATGKARRGLDRAWAQTGTGPFFSASRTADEAESKPSPDMLLQLLDELGYEIKDAVMIGDTTYDMQMAKTIGMDRIGVSYGVHAQVHLEALTPVALVHSISELETALLS; via the coding sequence ATGCATTCAAAGAACCAAGCTGTGGAAACACAGCCTTTCATTTCGTTAGATGAAAAACTACCTAAGTACAAACTTGTAATCTTTGATTGGGACGGCACGCTCATGGATTCAGCGGCGAAAATTGTTAGCTGCATGCAGCTTGCCGCAAGGCAGTGTGATATGCCTGTTCCTTCCTACGACGAAGTAGGCCACATTATTGGTATAAGTTTAAAGCCTGCCATTAAACAGCTTTTTAATATTGAAGATGATGAGTTAGCGGAGCGTTTAGTCGCCGCCTATAAAGAGGCGTTTGTTACCCGTGATACAACGCCTTGCCCTTTGTTTGATGGCGTTGAGCAGTTACTTAGCAATTTGAAAGATGCGGGATGCACCTTAGCCGTTGCGACAGGTAAAGCGCGCCGCGGTCTTGATAGAGCGTGGGCACAAACAGGAACCGGACCTTTCTTTAGTGCGTCACGCACTGCCGACGAAGCAGAATCAAAGCCTTCGCCCGACATGCTGTTACAGTTACTTGATGAGCTGGGCTATGAAATAAAAGATGCCGTGATGATTGGCGACACAACTTACGATATGCAAATGGCAAAAACGATTGGTATGGATAGGATAGGGGTGTCATACGGCGTGCATGCACAGGTTCATTTAGAAGCATTGACACCTGTGGCGCTTGTTCACTCTATAAGCGAGCTAGAAACAGCGCTACTTAGTTAG
- a CDS encoding nucleoside triphosphate pyrophosphatase — MASLVLASSSQYRKMLLANIGIQVDTHAPDIDETPFANESPTALSLRLAEQKAHKVAAELKKVNSDTIIIGSDQVALVQTDAGPQLLGKPGTVENAVNQLLACQGKQVSFYTALCLHQPSANKTITQVDETRVFFRHNSKAAIRAYVNKEQPLDCAGSFKSEGLGVLLFDKIESRDPNSLIGLPIMLLNELLGAHFDVDLLAMAAQ, encoded by the coding sequence GTGGCCTCCCTTGTTCTTGCCTCATCATCCCAATACCGAAAAATGTTACTTGCCAACATTGGTATTCAGGTAGACACCCACGCACCAGATATTGACGAAACGCCCTTTGCAAACGAAAGCCCTACGGCATTAAGTTTACGTTTGGCCGAACAAAAGGCGCACAAGGTTGCCGCTGAATTAAAAAAAGTAAATAGCGACACCATTATTATTGGTAGCGATCAAGTGGCTTTGGTACAAACCGATGCGGGCCCGCAGCTACTTGGCAAACCAGGTACGGTCGAAAATGCAGTAAATCAGCTATTGGCATGCCAAGGTAAACAAGTGTCATTTTATACCGCACTTTGTCTTCACCAACCTAGTGCCAATAAAACGATAACGCAGGTAGATGAAACACGCGTTTTCTTTCGGCATAACAGTAAAGCTGCCATTCGCGCCTATGTAAATAAAGAGCAGCCACTTGATTGCGCCGGCAGTTTTAAAAGCGAAGGTTTGGGCGTATTACTGTTTGATAAAATAGAAAGCCGCGACCCTAACAGTTTAATAGGTCTTCCTATTATGCTGCTAAATGAATTACTGGGCGCACACTTCGATGTGGATTTATTAGCGATGGCTGCACAGTAA
- the yceD gene encoding 23S rRNA accumulation protein YceD — MQKVKLPHSVEPTKSAMKRSDYRGVIASKDMERLSEAVVRCNDYVDAEVQFEKDAQGLTVFHGHLATQVTLICQRCNGELDYPVEAEFCFTPVQGEEQESDDIIPEAYEPVEVNDHGEVNLLQIFEDELLLSLPIVPLHAESECTVKQDDMSFGKIEPEQERQNPFAVLKELKRDQE; from the coding sequence ATGCAGAAAGTGAAACTCCCTCATTCGGTTGAACCGACTAAAAGTGCCATGAAACGTTCCGATTACCGGGGCGTGATTGCGTCTAAAGATATGGAACGATTGAGTGAAGCAGTTGTCCGATGCAATGACTATGTGGACGCAGAAGTACAGTTCGAAAAAGACGCGCAGGGTCTTACTGTCTTTCACGGCCATCTAGCCACGCAGGTAACACTTATCTGTCAAAGGTGTAATGGTGAACTCGATTATCCCGTGGAAGCGGAATTCTGTTTTACTCCAGTGCAGGGAGAAGAACAGGAAAGTGATGACATCATTCCCGAGGCTTACGAACCGGTAGAGGTCAACGACCACGGAGAAGTTAATCTGCTTCAAATTTTTGAAGACGAGCTACTGTTATCTTTGCCTATTGTGCCCCTTCATGCAGAGTCGGAGTGCACAGTTAAGCAAGACGATATGTCGTTTGGAAAGATTGAACCGGAACAAGAGCGACAAAACCCTTTCGCGGTTTTGAAAGAACTTAAGCGAGACCAGGAGTAA
- the rpmF gene encoding 50S ribosomal protein L32, translating into MAVQQNRKTRSKRGMRRSHDALTGATLSVDSTSGETHRRHHVTADGYYKGKKVIGA; encoded by the coding sequence ATGGCAGTACAACAAAATCGTAAAACGCGTTCTAAGCGCGGTATGCGTCGCTCACACGATGCATTGACAGGCGCGACTTTGTCTGTCGATTCAACGTCGGGCGAAACTCACCGTCGTCACCACGTGACCGCTGACGGTTATTACAAAGGCAAGAAAGTAATCGGCGCGTAA